The Sphingomonas sanxanigenens DSM 19645 = NX02 genome includes a region encoding these proteins:
- the ssb gene encoding single-stranded DNA-binding protein: MAGSVNKVILVGNLGADPEARSMNNGGEVVNFNVATTERWKDRDGNQQEKTEWHRVVIFNENLGRVAKQYLRKGSSVYLEGQLQTRKWTDNSGQDKYTTEVVLQRFRGEMVLLGGRDGGGAGGGSGGGGSAWSDDDRGGGAGGYGGARASGGGGGGGDFGRGGGGGGGASRGGGAPAGGSRPFDDDLDDDVPF; this comes from the coding sequence GTGGCAGGCAGCGTCAACAAGGTGATTCTGGTCGGCAATCTCGGAGCCGATCCGGAAGCCCGGTCGATGAACAATGGCGGGGAGGTGGTGAACTTCAACGTCGCGACGACCGAGCGCTGGAAGGACCGCGACGGCAACCAGCAGGAAAAGACCGAGTGGCACCGCGTCGTGATCTTCAACGAGAATCTCGGCCGGGTCGCCAAGCAGTATCTGCGCAAGGGCTCGAGCGTCTATCTCGAAGGCCAGCTCCAGACCCGCAAATGGACCGACAATAGCGGCCAGGACAAATATACCACCGAGGTGGTTCTCCAGCGCTTCCGCGGCGAGATGGTGCTGCTCGGCGGCCGCGACGGCGGCGGTGCCGGTGGTGGCAGCGGTGGCGGCGGCAGCGCCTGGAGCGATGACGACCGGGGCGGTGGCGCCGGGGGTTATGGCGGCGCTCGCGCCAGCGGCGGCGGCGGCGGCGGTGGCGATTTCGGCCGTGGCGGCGGTGGCGGCGGTGGCGCCAGCCGTGGCGGCGGCGCCCCCGCAGGCGGCTCCCGCCCGTTCGACGACGATCTCGACGACGACGTGCCGTTCTGA
- a CDS encoding COQ9 family protein has translation MVQLPTDPTLDELRDALAPLIARHAAFDGWTADALGAAAAEAGVDPKIVALAYPGGAIDMIDAWFASIDQGMLAAWPAETLGTLKIRARIQSLVEARLALLAPHREPLRRALAILALPTNAPRAAKLGWRAADAIWRAAGDTATDYNHYTKRAMLLGVYASTMLVLVDDESESLVETHAFLARRIDNVMQIEKAKAGFKARSEHRLSLTRFIGRLRYPAL, from the coding sequence ATGGTCCAGCTTCCCACCGATCCGACGCTCGACGAGTTGCGTGACGCGCTCGCTCCCCTGATCGCCCGCCATGCCGCGTTCGATGGCTGGACGGCCGACGCGCTTGGCGCGGCTGCCGCGGAAGCCGGGGTCGATCCGAAGATCGTCGCCCTTGCCTATCCCGGCGGCGCGATCGACATGATCGATGCATGGTTCGCATCGATCGACCAGGGCATGCTGGCGGCGTGGCCGGCCGAAACGCTCGGCACGCTCAAGATCCGCGCGCGCATCCAGTCGCTGGTGGAGGCGCGGCTCGCGTTGCTCGCGCCGCATCGCGAGCCGCTGCGCCGTGCGCTGGCGATCCTCGCGCTGCCGACCAACGCACCGCGCGCCGCGAAACTCGGCTGGCGCGCCGCCGACGCGATCTGGCGCGCCGCCGGCGACACCGCGACCGACTATAATCATTATACCAAGCGCGCGATGCTGCTGGGCGTCTACGCCTCGACGATGCTGGTGCTCGTCGATGACGAAAGCGAGTCTCTGGTCGAGACCCACGCCTTCCTTGCGCGTCGGATCGACAATGTGATGCAGATCGAAAAAGCCAAGGCCGGCTTCAAGGCCCGGTCCGAACATCGGCTGAGCCTGACCCGGTTTATCGGGCGGCTGCGTTATCCGGCGCTCTGA
- a CDS encoding FeoA family protein gives MSPTKASLPVRLDELPLKSPARIASIEWAALVPAEARRLRELGFDEGMAIETLHSGSMLGRDPIACRVGRMTIALRRAAASAIMVEPT, from the coding sequence ATGTCCCCCACGAAAGCCTCGCTGCCCGTGCGCCTCGACGAACTGCCCCTCAAATCACCCGCCCGCATCGCGTCGATCGAATGGGCGGCGCTCGTTCCCGCCGAAGCACGGCGGCTTCGCGAACTCGGCTTCGACGAGGGCATGGCGATCGAGACGCTGCACAGCGGCAGCATGTTGGGCCGCGACCCGATCGCCTGCCGCGTCGGCCGGATGACGATCGCGCTCCGGCGCGCCGCGGCCTCCGCCATCATGGTGGAGCCGACATGA
- the gyrB gene encoding DNA topoisomerase (ATP-hydrolyzing) subunit B: MLAMATEPNTNEYGADSIKVLKGLDAVRKRPGMYIGDTDDGSGLHHMVFEVSDNAIDEALAGYCDLVLITLNPDGSVSVEDNGRGIPTGIHAEEGVSAAEVIMTQLHAGGKFENTSDDNAYKVSGGLHGVGVSVVNALSDFLDLTIWRDGQEHFMRFQRGDAVAPLKVVGPAPAGKRGTRVTFMASHDTFKNVTEFDFEKLEHRYRELAFLNSGVRLKLVDARHAERVEHELYYEGGIGAFVKYLDRAKSPLFPEPIAISSERDGVGIDVALEWNDSYYENVLCFTNNIPQRDGGTHLAAFRAALTRTINGYAEKSGLLKKEKVSLTGDDMREGLTAIVSVKLPDPKFSSQTKDKLVSSEVRQPLESLMSDKMAEWLEENPANARSIIQKVIDAAAAREAAKKARELTRRKGVMDIASLPGKLADCQERDPAKSELFLVEGDSAGGSAKQGRDRNVQAILPLKGKILNVERARFDRMLSSKEVGTLIQAMGTGIGRDDFNLEKLRYHKIVIMTDADVDGAHIRTLLLTFFYRQMPQIIEGGHLYIAQPPLYKVAKGRSEVYLKDNAALDAYLVDAGVGSMMLETSGGSRSGQDLRSLIDHARRMRTLMTYVPRRYPPAVIEALALTGAFDPALENGGRPEVAVRAAAWAGRADPEGAWSAEVAADGGYLMRRVWRGVADHYIVDAAFVASAEARKLHLLASEQAESYADVSRLVKLSSAAAEDADDAEGEDAAPPAAAAKGTAISRPSELLEAIFAVARHGLKIARYKGLGEMNAEQLWETTLDPANRSLLQVTLDQADVTDEIFTRLMGDVVEPRREFIQENALNVANLDV; the protein is encoded by the coding sequence ATGCTTGCTATGGCAACCGAACCCAACACCAACGAATATGGCGCTGACTCGATCAAGGTCCTCAAGGGGCTCGACGCGGTGCGCAAGCGCCCCGGCATGTATATCGGCGACACCGACGACGGCTCAGGCCTGCACCACATGGTGTTCGAGGTCTCCGATAACGCGATCGACGAGGCGCTGGCCGGCTATTGCGATCTCGTTCTGATCACGCTCAACCCCGATGGTTCGGTTTCGGTCGAGGATAATGGCCGCGGCATCCCCACCGGCATTCACGCCGAGGAAGGCGTTTCGGCCGCCGAGGTCATCATGACCCAGCTCCATGCCGGCGGCAAGTTCGAGAACACGTCCGACGACAATGCCTATAAGGTGTCGGGCGGACTGCACGGCGTCGGCGTGTCGGTCGTCAACGCGCTCAGCGACTTCCTCGATCTCACCATCTGGCGTGACGGCCAGGAGCATTTCATGCGCTTCCAGCGCGGCGACGCCGTGGCGCCGCTCAAGGTCGTCGGTCCGGCGCCCGCCGGCAAGCGCGGCACGCGGGTGACCTTCATGGCGAGCCACGACACGTTCAAGAACGTCACCGAGTTCGATTTCGAGAAGCTCGAGCATCGCTACCGCGAGCTCGCCTTCCTCAACTCCGGCGTCCGGCTGAAGCTCGTCGATGCGCGCCATGCGGAGCGGGTGGAGCATGAACTCTATTACGAGGGCGGCATCGGCGCCTTCGTGAAATATCTCGACCGTGCCAAGTCGCCGCTGTTTCCGGAACCGATCGCGATCTCGTCCGAGCGCGACGGGGTCGGCATCGATGTCGCGCTGGAGTGGAACGACAGCTATTACGAGAACGTCCTCTGCTTCACCAACAACATCCCGCAGCGTGACGGCGGCACCCACCTCGCGGCGTTCCGCGCGGCGCTGACGCGCACGATCAACGGCTATGCCGAGAAATCGGGGCTGCTGAAGAAGGAGAAGGTCTCGCTCACCGGCGACGACATGCGCGAGGGGCTGACCGCGATCGTCTCGGTGAAACTGCCCGACCCCAAATTCTCCTCGCAGACCAAGGACAAGCTGGTCTCCTCCGAGGTGCGCCAGCCGCTCGAAAGCCTGATGTCCGACAAGATGGCGGAATGGCTGGAGGAAAATCCCGCGAACGCCCGCTCGATCATCCAGAAGGTGATCGACGCAGCCGCCGCGCGCGAGGCCGCCAAGAAGGCGCGCGAACTCACCCGCCGCAAGGGCGTGATGGACATCGCGTCGCTGCCCGGCAAGCTCGCCGACTGCCAGGAACGCGATCCCGCCAAGTCCGAGCTGTTCCTGGTGGAGGGTGACTCCGCCGGCGGTTCCGCGAAGCAGGGCCGTGACCGCAACGTCCAGGCGATCCTGCCGCTCAAGGGCAAGATCCTCAATGTGGAGCGCGCACGCTTCGATCGCATGCTCTCCTCGAAGGAGGTCGGCACCCTGATCCAGGCGATGGGCACCGGCATCGGCCGCGACGACTTCAACCTGGAAAAGCTGCGCTACCACAAGATCGTCATCATGACGGACGCCGACGTCGACGGCGCGCATATCCGCACGCTGTTGCTGACCTTCTTCTATCGGCAGATGCCGCAGATCATCGAGGGCGGCCATCTCTACATCGCCCAGCCGCCGCTCTATAAGGTCGCGAAGGGCCGTTCGGAGGTCTACCTCAAGGACAATGCGGCGCTCGACGCCTATCTCGTCGACGCCGGCGTCGGCTCGATGATGCTCGAAACCAGCGGCGGTTCGCGTTCGGGCCAGGATCTGCGCTCGCTGATCGACCATGCCCGCCGCATGCGCACCTTGATGACCTATGTGCCGCGCCGCTATCCGCCCGCAGTGATCGAAGCGCTGGCGCTGACCGGCGCGTTCGATCCGGCGCTCGAAAACGGCGGCCGCCCGGAGGTCGCGGTGCGTGCCGCTGCCTGGGCCGGGCGCGCCGATCCCGAGGGGGCCTGGAGCGCGGAAGTCGCTGCCGATGGCGGCTATCTGATGCGCCGGGTGTGGCGTGGCGTTGCCGATCACTACATCGTCGATGCGGCGTTCGTCGCCTCGGCGGAGGCCCGCAAGCTGCACCTCCTCGCGAGCGAGCAGGCCGAGAGCTATGCCGACGTGTCGCGGCTGGTGAAGCTCAGTAGCGCCGCGGCTGAAGACGCGGACGATGCGGAGGGCGAGGATGCGGCACCGCCCGCGGCTGCCGCCAAGGGCACGGCGATCAGCCGCCCGAGCGAGCTGCTGGAGGCGATCTTCGCCGTCGCGCGCCACGGCCTCAAGATCGCCCGCTACAAGGGCCTTGGCGAGATGAACGCGGAACAGCTCTGGGAAACCACGCTCGACCCCGCAAACCGCTCGTTGCTGCAGGTGACGCTGGATCAGGCGGATGTGACGGATGAGATCTTCACGCGCCTGATGGGCGACGTGGTCGAGCCGCGCCGCGAGTTCATCCAGGAAAATGCGCTGAACGTCGCCAACCTCGACGTGTGA
- a CDS encoding DMT family transporter, with amino-acid sequence MQSQPESVSSHPSPHHAAQRIGFAAMLASNLCLAFGPWFVRLADTGPVAAGFWRLALAAPVLLVLSPLARQPFTRIPPALVVTIAIGGLLFAADLASWHLGILHTKMANATLFGNATSLMFPIYGFLVARAWPTRMQGIAFGLATLGTLLLMGRSYELSANNLLGDLLCLFAGVLYTCYFIAIERARATLQPLPLLALCTIAAILPMLLFALALGERVMPQHWSALIGLALLSQVIGQGLIVYAIGVLPPVVIGLGLLTQPMIAAVVGWFAYDERLGTLDIVGAVAIAIALVLVRAPSRKAIAG; translated from the coding sequence ATGCAGAGCCAGCCCGAGTCCGTGTCGAGTCACCCGTCGCCGCACCATGCCGCGCAGCGCATCGGCTTCGCAGCGATGCTGGCGAGCAATCTCTGCCTGGCGTTCGGGCCGTGGTTCGTCCGTCTGGCGGATACCGGGCCGGTCGCCGCCGGTTTCTGGCGGCTCGCACTCGCGGCGCCGGTGCTGCTCGTTCTGTCGCCCCTCGCGCGCCAGCCGTTCACCCGAATCCCGCCCGCGCTGGTCGTGACCATCGCGATCGGCGGTCTGCTGTTCGCGGCCGATCTCGCGAGCTGGCATCTCGGCATCCTTCACACCAAGATGGCCAACGCCACGCTGTTCGGCAATGCGACCAGCCTGATGTTCCCCATCTACGGCTTCCTCGTCGCGCGCGCCTGGCCGACGCGGATGCAGGGAATCGCATTCGGGCTGGCCACGCTGGGCACGCTGCTGCTGATGGGCCGCTCCTACGAACTGTCCGCGAACAACCTGCTGGGCGATCTGCTCTGCCTGTTCGCCGGCGTGCTCTACACCTGCTATTTCATCGCCATCGAGCGTGCGCGTGCGACGCTGCAGCCGCTGCCCCTGCTCGCCTTGTGCACGATCGCGGCGATCTTGCCGATGCTGCTGTTCGCGCTTGCGCTGGGCGAACGGGTGATGCCGCAGCACTGGTCCGCGCTGATCGGCCTTGCGCTGCTCAGTCAGGTGATCGGGCAGGGGTTGATCGTCTATGCGATCGGCGTGCTGCCGCCGGTGGTGATCGGGCTGGGCCTGCTGACCCAGCCGATGATCGCCGCCGTCGTGGGCTGGTTCGCCTATGACGAGCGGCTGGGCACGCTCGATATCGTCGGCGCCGTCGCGATCGCCATCGCCCTGGTGCTGGTGCGCGCGCCGTCGCGCAAGGCGATCGCCGGCTGA
- the feoB gene encoding ferrous iron transporter B: MNPMPLVALAGSPNAGKSALFNALTGARQKVANYPGVTVERHSGRTSLPDGRPFELVDLPGAYSLDPGSPDEAVTRDVLLGTQEGERRPDALLIVVDAGNLDHHLRFALQLIALGIPAVLSLNMIDMAERDGLELDAGALAAELGIPVIPTVAVRRRGIEEVKEKLAEALARKPVTPPETQEAFVKVQRRARAIAQKAVISERPVVQATSRIDAIALHPVGGIVLLLVLFFLMFQAVFAWSEAPMGWIEAGQGALQEVFTGLLPEGFLRSLIVDGVIAGVGSVVVFLPQILVLFLFILILEASGYMARAAFLMDKLMAHVGLNGRAFIPLLSSFACAIPGIMATRTIDDPKQRLTTILIAPMMTCSARLPVYGLIINNVIPARALGWGIGLQGLVWFGLYIAGIVGSVLVAFVFRKTIAKSANTGFLMELPRYQMPRIGDILIGLWQRAWVFLRRAGTIIMSVTIALWLLTSYPQAPEGSGLRQSEYSIAGRIASGLEVIVRPIGFNHDMALAIIPAMAAREVAVSALATVYSINETDEEKAEETLGQQIAKDWSFPTALAFLAWFVFAPQCLSTIAVIRRETNGWKWPAFTLAYLFGLAYVAAGATYWGAIALGL; encoded by the coding sequence ATGAACCCGATGCCCCTGGTCGCGCTGGCGGGAAGCCCCAATGCCGGCAAGAGCGCATTGTTCAACGCCCTGACCGGCGCCCGCCAGAAGGTCGCCAACTATCCCGGCGTCACCGTCGAGCGCCACAGCGGCCGCACCAGCCTGCCGGACGGGCGGCCGTTCGAATTGGTCGACCTGCCCGGCGCCTACAGCCTGGACCCCGGCAGCCCGGACGAGGCGGTGACCCGCGACGTGCTGCTCGGCACGCAGGAGGGCGAGCGGCGCCCGGATGCGCTGCTGATCGTGGTCGATGCCGGCAATCTCGATCACCATCTCCGCTTCGCGCTGCAACTGATCGCGCTCGGCATCCCGGCGGTGCTGTCGCTCAACATGATCGACATGGCCGAGCGCGACGGGCTCGAACTCGACGCCGGGGCCCTGGCCGCGGAACTCGGCATACCCGTGATCCCGACCGTCGCGGTGCGCAGGCGCGGCATCGAGGAGGTCAAGGAGAAGCTGGCCGAAGCGCTGGCGCGCAAGCCGGTGACGCCCCCCGAGACTCAGGAGGCGTTCGTCAAGGTCCAGCGCCGCGCCCGCGCGATCGCGCAGAAGGCGGTGATCTCGGAACGGCCGGTGGTGCAGGCGACCAGCCGGATCGACGCGATCGCGCTGCATCCGGTCGGCGGCATCGTGCTGCTGCTGGTGCTGTTCTTCCTGATGTTCCAGGCGGTGTTCGCCTGGTCCGAAGCGCCGATGGGCTGGATCGAGGCGGGCCAGGGCGCGCTGCAGGAGGTTTTCACCGGCCTGTTGCCCGAAGGTTTTCTCCGCTCGCTGATCGTCGATGGCGTCATCGCCGGCGTCGGCTCGGTTGTGGTGTTCCTGCCGCAGATCCTGGTGCTGTTCCTGTTCATCCTGATCCTCGAGGCGTCGGGATATATGGCCCGCGCCGCCTTCCTGATGGACAAGCTGATGGCCCATGTCGGGCTCAACGGCCGCGCCTTCATTCCGCTGCTCTCCTCCTTCGCCTGTGCGATCCCGGGCATCATGGCGACGCGCACGATCGACGATCCCAAGCAGCGGCTGACGACGATCCTGATCGCACCGATGATGACCTGCTCGGCACGCCTGCCGGTCTACGGCCTGATCATCAACAACGTCATTCCGGCGCGTGCGCTGGGGTGGGGCATCGGCCTGCAGGGGCTGGTCTGGTTCGGGCTCTACATCGCCGGCATCGTCGGATCGGTGCTGGTGGCGTTCGTCTTCCGCAAGACCATCGCGAAATCGGCGAATACCGGCTTTCTGATGGAATTGCCGCGCTACCAGATGCCCCGGATCGGCGACATTCTGATCGGCCTGTGGCAGCGCGCCTGGGTGTTCCTGCGCCGCGCCGGCACGATCATCATGAGCGTCACCATCGCCCTGTGGCTGCTGACCTCCTATCCGCAGGCGCCCGAAGGCAGCGGCCTCAGGCAGAGCGAATATTCGATCGCCGGCCGGATCGCCTCCGGGCTCGAGGTGATCGTCCGTCCGATCGGCTTCAACCACGACATGGCGCTGGCGATCATCCCGGCGATGGCGGCGCGCGAGGTCGCGGTCTCCGCGCTGGCGACGGTCTATTCGATCAACGAGACCGACGAGGAGAAGGCGGAAGAGACGCTCGGCCAGCAGATCGCGAAGGACTGGTCGTTCCCGACCGCGCTCGCCTTCCTCGCCTGGTTCGTGTTCGCGCCGCAGTGCCTGTCGACCATCGCCGTGATCCGGCGCGAGACCAACGGTTGGAAATGGCCGGCCTTCACCTTGGCATATCTGTTCGGCCTCGCTTATGTGGCAGCAGGCGCGACCTATTGGGGCGCGATCGCATTGGGGCTTTAG
- a CDS encoding ATP-binding protein has protein sequence MAEVATEAEEHARALERCASEPIRIPGNIQPQGALLVLDPETLVVQQAAVGDSAPFAGSALGCSVADLLPDDAARLAEGLAALPAQGTAHLGTVGNESRHHCIAHRSDGAYVVEFEPVAGEALSFGDLHPVVRDVLGLVQRAETIDDLAGIAAREVRRLTGLDRVLVYAFDPEWHGAVIAEDGNGRLPSYLGLRFPAADIPAQARELYRLNRLRLIADANYVPVPIAPAENPVTGRPIDLSSAVLRSVSPVHLEYMRNMGTMASMSISLLSGDRLWGLISCHHRDPVRIGYPVRVACDLIGQILSMQLAAKQATILASRRDALEQVQRRLLARMASAEHFIKGLIEQPADLLALTGARGAAVVVGEQCVLVGETPREDAIRPLVRWLAAGQRQDVFASDNLAAVYPGGEAIKDEASGLLAVSISQLHDSYVLWFRPEVIRTIKWGGDPRKTAQPSTGDRLHPRTSFAAWQETVRLRAEPWHEAEVEAAAHLRAAIVDIVLRKAEELAALSERLVAINKELEAFSYSVSHDLRAPFRHIVGYAQLLKKREADALSETGRRYIETIVESAVSAGKLVDDLLSFSQMGRATLAPIHVDMNALVAEVVRTLVREDSGHRIEWRVDTLPPAEADPVMIRLVLQNLIENAIKFSREREPAVIRIGGAAAADGLNTYRVADNGVGFDMAYVGKLFGVFQRLHRVEEFEGTGIGLANVKRIVERHGGTVWAEAAIDEGATFHFTLPRGRKR, from the coding sequence ATGGCTGAGGTCGCGACAGAAGCCGAAGAGCATGCGCGCGCGCTCGAACGCTGCGCGAGCGAACCGATTCGCATACCCGGCAATATCCAGCCGCAGGGCGCGCTGCTCGTGCTCGACCCGGAAACGCTCGTGGTCCAGCAGGCGGCGGTGGGCGACTCGGCTCCCTTTGCCGGCAGCGCGCTCGGGTGCAGCGTCGCGGATCTGCTGCCGGACGATGCGGCGCGGCTCGCCGAGGGCCTCGCCGCCCTGCCGGCGCAGGGCACCGCGCATCTCGGTACGGTCGGTAACGAAAGCCGCCATCATTGCATCGCGCACCGTTCGGACGGCGCCTATGTCGTCGAGTTCGAGCCGGTGGCGGGCGAGGCGCTATCCTTCGGCGATCTTCATCCCGTCGTCCGCGATGTGCTCGGCCTCGTCCAGCGCGCCGAGACCATCGATGATCTGGCGGGGATCGCCGCGCGCGAGGTGCGGCGGCTGACCGGGCTCGATCGCGTGCTCGTCTATGCGTTCGATCCCGAATGGCATGGTGCGGTGATCGCCGAGGACGGCAATGGTCGGCTGCCATCCTATCTCGGCCTCCGCTTCCCGGCGGCGGATATTCCCGCGCAGGCGCGCGAACTCTATCGCCTCAACCGCCTGCGGCTGATCGCCGACGCAAATTATGTGCCCGTGCCGATCGCGCCGGCGGAAAATCCGGTCACCGGACGACCGATCGACCTCAGCTCTGCCGTGCTGCGCAGCGTGTCTCCCGTCCATCTCGAATATATGCGCAACATGGGGACGATGGCCTCGATGTCGATCTCGCTGCTCAGCGGCGATCGGCTGTGGGGGTTGATCTCCTGCCATCATCGCGATCCGGTGCGGATCGGTTATCCGGTCCGGGTCGCCTGCGACCTGATCGGGCAGATCCTGTCGATGCAGCTTGCCGCCAAGCAGGCGACGATTCTGGCCAGCCGGCGCGACGCGCTGGAGCAGGTGCAGCGTCGTCTGCTGGCGCGGATGGCGAGCGCCGAGCATTTCATCAAGGGGCTGATCGAGCAGCCGGCGGACCTGCTCGCGCTCACCGGCGCGCGGGGGGCGGCGGTGGTCGTCGGCGAGCAATGCGTGCTGGTGGGCGAAACGCCGCGCGAGGATGCGATCCGGCCGCTGGTGCGGTGGCTGGCGGCGGGGCAGCGGCAGGATGTGTTCGCCAGCGACAATCTGGCGGCGGTCTATCCTGGCGGGGAAGCGATCAAGGATGAGGCGAGCGGCCTGCTCGCGGTCTCGATCTCGCAGCTTCACGACAGCTATGTGCTGTGGTTCCGGCCCGAGGTGATCCGAACGATCAAGTGGGGCGGCGATCCGCGCAAGACCGCGCAACCATCCACGGGCGATCGGCTGCACCCGCGCACCTCCTTCGCTGCCTGGCAGGAAACCGTGCGGCTGCGCGCCGAACCGTGGCACGAGGCCGAAGTCGAGGCGGCCGCGCATCTGCGCGCGGCGATCGTCGATATCGTGCTGCGCAAGGCCGAGGAACTGGCGGCGCTCTCCGAACGGCTGGTGGCGATCAACAAGGAGCTGGAAGCTTTCTCCTACTCGGTCAGCCATGATCTGCGCGCACCTTTCCGTCACATCGTCGGCTATGCCCAGTTGCTGAAAAAGCGCGAGGCCGACGCGCTGTCCGAAACCGGCCGCCGCTATATCGAGACGATCGTCGAATCGGCGGTGTCCGCGGGCAAGCTGGTCGACGATCTCCTCAGCTTCTCCCAGATGGGCCGCGCGACGCTGGCGCCGATCCACGTCGACATGAACGCGCTGGTGGCCGAGGTGGTGCGGACGCTGGTGCGCGAAGACAGCGGCCATCGGATCGAATGGCGGGTCGATACGTTGCCGCCCGCGGAGGCCGATCCCGTGATGATCCGTCTGGTGCTGCAGAACCTGATCGAGAATGCGATCAAATTCTCGCGGGAGCGGGAGCCGGCGGTGATTCGCATCGGCGGCGCCGCGGCGGCGGATGGTCTCAACACCTATCGGGTGGCGGATAATGGCGTCGGCTTCGACATGGCCTATGTCGGCAAGCTGTTCGGCGTGTTCCAGCGCCTTCACCGGGTGGAGGAGTTCGAAGGAACCGGCATCGGTCTTGCCAACGTCAAACGCATCGTCGAACGCCATGGCGGAACCGTATGGGCGGAAGCGGCCATCGATGAGGGCGCGACCTTTCACTTCACCTTGCCGAGGGGCAGGAAAAGA